The DNA window TGTTGGACATGAAAAATGTGaggagggggggggggataATCAAGCAACATTGTGTTTGACAACTAACTTCAATCTAAATCGTCTCAAATTTTTTGTGCAGAACGTTCGTTCCATAGCGAGACTATCTAAACCATATGGTACTCTAGAAAACTAATTAGAGCTTAAATTGTTCACCACATCTCCCTCCAAGAGTGACTAATATATCAATAAGGGTTCATTCGATAGCCAAAATctataaaatttgaagaaaaagataCCAAATTGTTCAGTTTTACAAGAGACATTGCAAAATATGATCTGATAACATCCATATTtccattaattaataaaaaaaacaatgacaCATCCCCTCCAATTCCAaatgaaccaaaataaaaaaaacaaaaaaaggttaaaaattAACTCCTGCACCTCGTGATGGCGCTGCAGCCGCGGCTGTAGGGGTTGGACTGGGCCCCGGGCTGGCAATTGTAGTAGGAGGCGCCGCGCCTGGAGCAAGGCACGGTGTTCCTCTGCAGCGCACCGTAGCTGATGTAGTTGCTGGTGGCTAAGATGCGACGGCTGATCTCTGAGTCCATGTCAAACTCCACCTCATCGTTCCCTGCAGCTAAGGCGCAGTCGGCTATGGAGCCCTTGCAGGCTGACTTGGAGGCGGCGGCGGGTATCCAGGAGAGGTGGTGGTGGTCCTCACTTGACGAACCCACCGCCAATATTGAGGCGCAGAtcaggaggaggagagagaaactgTGCAGACTAGCCATTGCTGCCCAAACAAGAAGCTTTTCACTCTCACTATTTCTTTGTTGCTTCTCTTCAAAGTTCAATGCTTCCTGATTCAGCTCCTTAATAATCTTTgtatttcaattttaaatttcttgATCTGTGTTTGCGTTTTGTTTGTTGATTCTCTTCACCAGTgagccgagagagagagagagagagagagagagagagaaggagagagaatgGACAAAGCAAACTAGACAAGGACTAAACCTCAGTTAAGAACTTATAACAGTTGCCAACAAATGACATTGGTATTGGTTCTTATTTACAGTGGTGCCCCTTTgatgattatttatttatttatttttgctccTGGCAGAATGTCAAGCGGACCTTTAACTAAAACTACGGGAGAGAGTTCGAATTCGGATGTATATAGACGCCCTCGTGCGCTTATTCGTCCTGACCGATGTGGCTATCTTCATGTATACTTTTTTCGAATTCAGCATTGAATTAAAAGCCATTTACGAGACAGAAACATA is part of the Malus domestica chromosome 12, GDT2T_hap1 genome and encodes:
- the LOC103423549 gene encoding rapid alkalinization factor-like; translation: MASLHSFSLLLLICASILAVGSSSEDHHHLSWIPAAASKSACKGSIADCALAAGNDEVEFDMDSEISRRILATSNYISYGALQRNTVPCSRRGASYYNCQPGAQSNPYSRGCSAITRCRS